A portion of the Blautia hansenii DSM 20583 genome contains these proteins:
- a CDS encoding septation protein SpoVG family protein: protein MPRRYGADGTRLWNGKTPEEFTEADAYRFMAETEAVLQRKELMDDPAQPAPASGKEEFYLSKKDDVLLTPEQIAAEERRWLFDAPIAELAEVKGVSIDEAVKMRTDAVLQEAVVPITVSVRPIEPQGKLIGFASVNFGGVVIDDFKVVDGKNGIFLGAPSKPDPASRTGYRATVRIPDRATQERINAAGVEAYHAAVEQLVARAQAVRPAPIKEQMAEAAKQAGKENAARPAPAKAKEARNDR from the coding sequence ATGCCGCGAAGATACGGGGCGGATGGAACGCGCTTATGGAATGGAAAAACGCCGGAGGAGTTTACTGAGGCGGATGCTTACCGCTTTATGGCGGAAACAGAGGCCGTCCTGCAAAGAAAAGAATTGATGGACGACCCCGCCCAGCCTGCTCCGGCAAGCGGAAAGGAGGAATTTTATCTGAGTAAGAAAGACGATGTATTGCTGACCCCGGAGCAGATTGCTGCGGAGGAACGGCGCTGGCTGTTTGATGCTCCCATCGCGGAGCTTGCAGAAGTCAAGGGCGTTAGCATTGATGAGGCAGTAAAAATGCGGACAGATGCTGTCTTGCAGGAGGCGGTTGTTCCAATCACGGTATCTGTCCGCCCGATTGAGCCGCAGGGAAAACTGATCGGCTTCGCCAGCGTTAATTTTGGCGGTGTGGTCATCGACGATTTTAAGGTTGTGGACGGGAAAAACGGGATTTTCCTCGGCGCTCCCTCTAAACCTGATCCTGCCAGCCGGACGGGATACCGGGCTACGGTTCGGATTCCTGACCGAGCCACACAGGAACGGATCAATGCGGCTGGTGTGGAGGCGTATCATGCGGCGGTGGAACAGCTTGTTGCACGGGCCCAGGCGGTACGGCCTGCCCCGATCAAGGAGCAGATGGCCGAGGCTGCAAAGCAAGCAGGAAAAGAAAACGCTGCCCGGCCTGCGCCTGCCAAGGCAAAGGAGGCCCGTAATGACCGATAG
- a CDS encoding MT-A70 family methyltransferase, with protein sequence MQQYSIIYADPPWRYSAKKVQGAAENHYPTMSIEDLCALPVADLAAPDSALFLWATFPQLPEALRLIEAWGFTYKSVAFVWLKKNKKADSWFYGLGFWTRGNAEICLLATKGHPKRQAANIHQFIISPIEAHSKKPDEARAKIISLMGDLPRVELFARQTPPGWAVWGNEVTPTIPDFGTHCPEVQKGV encoded by the coding sequence ATCCAGCAGTATTCTATCATTTACGCCGATCCCCCTTGGCGCTACTCGGCTAAGAAAGTACAGGGCGCGGCGGAAAATCATTATCCCACTATGAGCATTGAGGATTTATGTGCGTTGCCTGTGGCTGATCTTGCAGCCCCGGACAGCGCACTCTTTTTATGGGCCACTTTCCCGCAGCTCCCGGAGGCGCTCCGGCTGATCGAGGCTTGGGGCTTCACCTACAAAAGCGTTGCTTTCGTCTGGCTGAAAAAGAACAAGAAGGCGGATAGCTGGTTTTACGGCCTTGGCTTCTGGACAAGGGGCAATGCAGAAATCTGCCTGCTGGCAACCAAGGGCCACCCGAAGCGGCAGGCTGCCAACATTCATCAATTCATCATTTCCCCGATTGAAGCCCATAGCAAAAAGCCGGACGAGGCCCGCGCCAAAATCATTTCCCTGATGGGAGATCTGCCCCGCGTGGAGCTCTTTGCCAGGCAGACCCCGCCCGGCTGGGCTGTATGGGGAAATGAAGTAACACCAACCATCCCGGACTTTGGGACACATTGTCCCGAAGTGCAGAAAGGAGTGTGA
- a CDS encoding DNA-methyltransferase, whose protein sequence is MTDSRTLGQSVPKEGLFLMDGIEGLRSLPKHSVDMLLTDPPYGTTRNYWDVPLPLPELWEAVKWAVKPNGAVLFFAQCPFDKVLGASNLAMLRYEWIWYKERGTGFLNANRAPLKKSENILVFYQKSPVYNPQFTYGKPYTRVHSRSGTSSNYGKFERQGSESNDGRRYPGNVLFVPTVSGGIHPTQKPVELCEYLIRTYTRPGELVADICAGSGTTAIAAINTERRFVCFETAPSFYAAASERIRAAQAVKSSGEKGV, encoded by the coding sequence ATGACCGATAGCCGCACTTTGGGACAAAGTGTCCCGAAGGAGGGCTTGTTTCTCATGGATGGCATTGAGGGCCTGCGCTCCCTGCCCAAACATAGCGTGGATATGCTGTTGACTGATCCGCCTTACGGCACAACCCGGAATTATTGGGATGTGCCCCTGCCGCTCCCGGAGTTGTGGGAGGCGGTGAAATGGGCGGTCAAGCCGAATGGCGCAGTGCTGTTTTTCGCACAGTGCCCCTTTGACAAGGTGCTGGGCGCATCCAACCTCGCCATGCTCCGCTATGAGTGGATTTGGTATAAAGAGCGCGGAACGGGCTTTCTCAATGCAAACCGGGCTCCGCTGAAAAAGTCCGAGAACATCTTGGTGTTTTACCAAAAGTCCCCGGTCTACAATCCACAGTTTACTTACGGCAAGCCATATACCCGTGTTCATTCCCGAAGCGGTACAAGCTCTAACTATGGGAAATTTGAACGGCAGGGCTCAGAGTCCAACGATGGCCGCCGCTATCCCGGAAATGTGCTTTTTGTGCCTACGGTGTCCGGCGGCATCCATCCCACACAGAAGCCCGTGGAGCTTTGTGAGTATCTGATCCGCACCTATACCCGCCCCGGCGAATTGGTCGCGGACATTTGCGCGGGCTCCGGCACAACCGCGATTGCAGCTATCAACACAGAACGTCGCTTTGTATGCTTTGAAACGGCCCCGTCCTTTTATGCCGCCGCCAGTGAGCGCATCCGTGCGGCGCAGGCAGTAAAAAGCTCCGGCGAGAAAGGAGTGTAA
- a CDS encoding VirB4-like conjugal transfer ATPase, CD1110 family, with protein MKNTKKKNVAAAKGKGRATLSAQQTIPYLSMHPDGVCKLPGGLYTKTVEYEDINYSVASTEDQTAIFSGWSSFLNYFDSSLPFQLSFINRRSHSRSRYQVNIPKADDNYNSVRDEFTGMLKNQIAKSNNGIERSKYITFGIPAEGIAEARPRLERVEADVMGNFKRLGVPSEPMDGRARLALLHSQMHPGSREAFRFSWKDIPQTGLGTKDFIAPDSLDFRQSRTFRIGQYWGAVSYLQIMASELSDKLLAEILELDAEMTVTMHIQTVDQLKAIKTIKGKISDIGKMKVEEQRKAVRSGYDPDILPPDLITFSKDAAELLADLQSRNERMFLLTFTVVNLAPNRQRLENDVFTVGGIAQKYNCALRRLDWQQEQGFVSSLALGYNEVEIQRGMTTSSTAIFIPFMTRELRMAGQALYYGMNALSHNVIMADRKKLKSANGMYLGSTGSGKSFAAKRELLNVFLTIPQDRIIVVDPMGEYAPLVRRLGGQVIEIAPDSPHHLNPMDVELNMAAGESPLSMKADFLLSLCELVVGGKEGLQPIEKTVIDRCVRLVYREQALGLETAKTPLLQDLYEELLRQPEPEARRVATALELYCTGSLNLFNHPTNVKTDSRVVCIVLKNMGENLRKIAMHITNEFVSQAVDQNFHEGAATWCYFDEFHILLRDPLTASYFVAVWKMLRKKGCVPSALTQNVKDLLASREIENILDNTDFMILLSQAQSDRTILAKQLGISEHQLSYITHSNSGEGLLFYGNVTIPFVDRFPRGEIYDLLTTRPEDMKNETKNE; from the coding sequence TTGAAAAACACAAAGAAGAAAAACGTAGCCGCCGCCAAGGGTAAAGGCCGGGCGACCCTGTCTGCCCAACAGACAATCCCGTATCTGTCCATGCACCCGGACGGTGTGTGCAAGCTCCCGGGCGGGCTCTATACAAAAACCGTGGAATATGAGGACATCAATTACTCCGTGGCATCCACCGAGGATCAGACCGCCATATTCAGCGGATGGAGCTCATTCCTCAACTACTTTGACAGTTCGCTGCCGTTCCAGCTTTCCTTTATCAACCGTCGTTCCCATTCCCGCAGCCGCTATCAAGTCAATATCCCGAAAGCGGATGACAACTATAACAGCGTCCGGGATGAGTTTACCGGGATGCTGAAAAATCAGATTGCCAAAAGCAATAACGGCATTGAACGCTCAAAATACATCACCTTTGGCATACCCGCCGAGGGGATTGCGGAGGCACGGCCCCGTCTGGAGCGTGTGGAGGCCGATGTCATGGGAAACTTTAAGCGACTGGGCGTTCCCTCGGAGCCGATGGACGGACGGGCCCGCCTTGCGCTGCTTCATAGCCAGATGCACCCGGGGAGCCGTGAGGCGTTCCGTTTTTCGTGGAAAGACATCCCGCAGACCGGGCTCGGCACAAAAGACTTTATTGCCCCGGACAGTCTCGACTTCCGCCAGTCCCGCACATTCCGCATCGGCCAGTATTGGGGCGCGGTGTCCTACTTACAGATTATGGCATCGGAGCTTTCGGATAAGTTGTTGGCGGAAATCTTGGAGCTGGATGCGGAAATGACCGTGACCATGCACATTCAGACCGTGGATCAGCTCAAGGCAATCAAGACCATCAAGGGGAAAATCTCTGACATCGGAAAAATGAAGGTGGAGGAACAGAGAAAGGCTGTGCGCTCCGGCTATGACCCGGATATTCTTCCCCCTGACCTGATCACATTCAGCAAGGACGCGGCGGAGCTTCTGGCTGATTTGCAATCCCGCAATGAGCGAATGTTTCTGCTGACCTTTACGGTGGTAAACCTTGCTCCTAACCGCCAGCGGCTGGAAAACGATGTGTTTACCGTGGGCGGTATCGCGCAGAAATACAACTGCGCTCTGCGCCGTCTGGACTGGCAACAGGAACAGGGCTTTGTTTCCTCGTTGGCCCTTGGTTACAACGAGGTAGAAATCCAGCGCGGTATGACCACCAGCTCCACAGCCATCTTTATTCCTTTTATGACAAGGGAGCTCCGCATGGCTGGGCAGGCCCTCTACTATGGCATGAACGCACTTTCTCACAATGTCATCATGGCTGACCGCAAAAAGCTGAAATCAGCAAACGGGATGTATTTGGGCTCTACGGGCTCCGGAAAGAGCTTTGCCGCAAAGCGCGAGCTCTTGAATGTGTTTCTCACCATCCCGCAGGATCGGATCATCGTGGTTGACCCGATGGGCGAATACGCTCCGCTGGTGCGAAGGCTGGGCGGCCAGGTGATCGAGATTGCCCCGGACAGCCCGCACCACCTCAATCCGATGGATGTGGAGCTCAATATGGCTGCCGGAGAAAGCCCGCTTTCCATGAAGGCGGATTTTCTTTTGTCCCTGTGCGAGCTGGTGGTTGGCGGCAAGGAAGGTTTGCAGCCCATTGAAAAGACGGTCATTGACCGCTGTGTGCGTTTGGTGTATCGGGAGCAGGCGCTCGGACTGGAAACCGCAAAAACACCGCTGTTGCAGGATTTGTACGAAGAGCTCTTACGCCAGCCGGAGCCCGAAGCCCGGCGCGTGGCAACTGCCTTAGAGCTTTATTGCACAGGCTCCCTCAATCTCTTTAACCATCCTACCAACGTCAAGACGGACAGCCGTGTGGTGTGCATCGTTCTGAAAAACATGGGCGAAAACCTTAGAAAGATTGCAATGCACATCACAAATGAGTTTGTTTCGCAGGCGGTGGATCAGAACTTCCACGAGGGCGCGGCGACTTGGTGCTACTTTGACGAGTTTCATATCCTGCTCCGCGATCCGCTGACAGCCAGCTACTTTGTGGCAGTCTGGAAAATGCTGCGTAAAAAAGGATGTGTGCCGTCTGCTTTGACGCAGAACGTCAAAGACCTTTTGGCCAGCCGGGAAATCGAGAACATTCTGGACAACACGGATTTTATGATTCTGCTTTCGCAGGCGCAGAGTGACCGTACCATTCTGGCAAAACAGCTCGGCATTTCCGAGCATCAGCTTTCCTATATCACACACAGCAATTCCGGTGAGGGGCTGTTGTTCTATGGAAATGTAACCATTCCGTTTGTGGATCGGTTCCCTCGCGGAGAAATCTATGACCTGCTGACTACCCGCCCGGAGGATATGA
- a CDS encoding PrgI family protein, translating to MPYVNVPNDLSKIKTKMAFNLTKRQLVCFGSAGAVGIPAYLLTRGTLGNTGAMFLMLGIMLPAFLLAMYEKDGLPFEKVVRNIIRAKFLRPGIRAYQTENIYAPFAGPGAGKEDVIEKHKEEKRSRRQG from the coding sequence ATGCCCTATGTAAACGTACCAAACGATTTATCCAAAATCAAAACAAAGATGGCTTTCAACCTCACCAAACGCCAGCTTGTCTGCTTCGGCAGCGCGGGCGCAGTGGGGATTCCGGCCTATCTGCTGACCCGTGGCACCCTCGGCAATACCGGGGCGATGTTTCTCATGCTGGGAATTATGCTCCCGGCGTTCCTTCTGGCGATGTATGAAAAGGACGGCTTACCCTTTGAAAAGGTGGTGCGGAATATCATCCGGGCCAAGTTTCTAAGGCCGGGGATCAGGGCCTACCAAACCGAAAACATTTATGCGCCCTTTGCCGGGCCGGGCGCTGGAAAGGAGGATGTGATTGAAAAACACAAAGAAGAAAAACGTAGCCGCCGCCAAGGGTAA